Proteins from one Mycolicibacter virginiensis genomic window:
- a CDS encoding enolase C-terminal domain-like protein, with the protein MSLPCGMPVPVDSLEVAAYSIPTDAPESDGTAVWDSTTMVLVRVHAAGHIGTGYTYAGTAAATVVRDELTEVITGGDATVPPARWADMVHAVRNLGRPGVVAEAIAAVDIAMWDLRARLLAEPLTVALGAVHEVTPIYGSGGFTSYDDNRLCRQLGGWVEEGIGRVKMKVGRDPAVDAARVAAARRAIGANTELFVDANGAYQRKQALGWAGRFAEHQVSWFEEPVSSDDLEGLRLLRNRSPAGMDITAGEYGYDVPYFQRMLDAGAVDCLQADVTRCLGITGVLKVGALCDARGLDLSLHCAPQISAHVGTALWHLRHLEYFHDHVRIERMAFDGVLRPQPGGVLRPDRSCAGHGLTVKETDLEHFRVA; encoded by the coding sequence ATGAGCCTGCCCTGCGGCATGCCGGTCCCGGTCGACTCGCTCGAGGTCGCCGCCTACTCGATTCCCACCGACGCCCCGGAATCCGACGGCACCGCAGTGTGGGACTCGACCACGATGGTCCTGGTGAGGGTGCACGCTGCCGGACATATCGGCACCGGCTACACCTACGCCGGCACCGCGGCGGCCACGGTGGTGCGCGACGAGCTGACCGAGGTCATCACCGGTGGCGACGCCACGGTGCCACCGGCACGCTGGGCTGACATGGTGCACGCGGTACGTAACCTGGGCCGGCCCGGCGTGGTGGCTGAGGCGATCGCCGCCGTCGATATCGCGATGTGGGACCTGCGGGCCCGGCTGCTGGCCGAACCGTTGACCGTCGCATTGGGAGCGGTGCACGAGGTCACCCCGATCTACGGCAGCGGGGGCTTCACCTCCTATGACGACAACCGCTTGTGCCGCCAGCTCGGCGGATGGGTCGAAGAGGGCATCGGCCGAGTCAAGATGAAGGTCGGCCGCGACCCGGCCGTCGACGCGGCGCGGGTGGCGGCGGCCCGCCGAGCGATCGGCGCCAACACCGAGTTGTTCGTCGACGCCAACGGTGCCTACCAGCGTAAGCAGGCGTTGGGTTGGGCTGGGCGCTTCGCTGAGCATCAGGTGAGCTGGTTCGAGGAACCGGTCAGCTCCGACGATCTCGAAGGCTTGCGCCTGCTGCGCAACCGTAGTCCGGCGGGCATGGACATCACGGCCGGCGAATACGGCTACGACGTGCCCTATTTCCAGCGAATGCTCGACGCTGGTGCCGTCGACTGTCTGCAGGCCGATGTCACCCGCTGCTTGGGTATCACCGGAGTGCTCAAGGTGGGAGCGTTGTGCGACGCCCGTGGTTTGGATCTGTCATTGCATTGCGCGCCGCAGATCAGCGCGCACGTCGGCACCGCACTGTGGCATCTGCGTCATCTGGAATATTTCCACGACCACGTGCGGATCGAGCGTATGGCCTTCGACGGCGTCCTACGTCCGCAGCCGGGCGGCGTGCTGCGTCCCGACCGCAGCTGCGCCGGGCACGGGTTGACGGTCAAAGAGACTGACCTGGAACACTTTCGGGTGGCTTGA